The following coding sequences lie in one Candidatus Eremiobacterota bacterium genomic window:
- the dut gene encoding dUTP diphosphatase: MQNVRVALVRLPRGEGLPAPGYMSEHAAGADLCAAIREQLTLLPGARALVPTGFSIALPAGYEAQVRPRSGLAVRCGVTCLNAPGTIDADYRGEVQVVLANFGSEPFVINRGDRIAQIVVAPVARASFELVDELPPTTRGGGGFGSTGVSA, translated from the coding sequence ATGCAGAACGTGCGCGTCGCGCTCGTGCGCCTGCCGCGCGGCGAAGGATTGCCGGCGCCTGGCTACATGAGCGAGCATGCAGCCGGTGCCGATCTTTGCGCCGCTATTCGCGAGCAGCTCACGCTCTTGCCCGGAGCGCGCGCGCTCGTCCCAACCGGCTTTTCGATCGCGCTGCCGGCAGGATACGAAGCGCAAGTCCGCCCGCGAAGCGGTCTGGCCGTTCGCTGCGGCGTGACGTGTCTCAACGCTCCCGGCACCATCGATGCCGATTATCGCGGTGAGGTGCAGGTCGTGCTTGCCAATTTCGGAAGCGAGCCGTTCGTGATCAATCGTGGCGATCGCATCGCGCAAATCGTCGTCGCTCCCGTTGCCCGCGCGTCTTTCGAACTCGTCGACGAACTGCCGCCGACTACGCGCGGAGGGGGCGGCTTCGGCTCGACCGGCGTTTCCGCATGA
- a CDS encoding peptidase S8 produces the protein MRIHVTARNVVSWSAPCFLAALIAGCGGSGVTPVSGANPAAMQSFARTNYVREQIAAGNFIEACPALTFHQARCMALGLRNQALAPTAETRDSSSIKGYGATQLEAAYELTADAKNDTGGTVAIVDAYGYPTLEKDLAVYRKAFGLPKCSSASGCLTIVNQNGQTSPLPSPPPPSDVGWLGEQAIDVDMASANCPNCHIIMVEASSNLYTAEHAAARMHPDAISNSWGGPEYKGERRAAVRVFYHPDIAITASSGDGGYGVIFPSAAGTVTAIGGTSLHTATNPRGYTETAWSGAGSGCSAYIPVPTWQQAIEEALGGCKNRIVSDVSYVANPYTGVAAYESYENDEEPPGWQVWGGTSVGSPAIAAIYALSHNTYGIPAAIAYGEKRHLHDVTTGSNGSCSPAYLCTAEKGYDGPTGLGTPNGVKAF, from the coding sequence ATGCGAATACACGTCACCGCGCGCAACGTTGTGAGCTGGTCGGCACCGTGCTTTCTCGCTGCGCTAATTGCCGGTTGCGGCGGCTCCGGCGTCACTCCGGTTTCGGGCGCCAATCCTGCCGCGATGCAGAGCTTCGCGCGCACCAACTACGTGCGAGAGCAAATTGCAGCCGGCAATTTTATCGAGGCTTGCCCGGCCTTGACCTTTCATCAAGCGCGCTGCATGGCGCTCGGCTTGCGAAACCAGGCGCTCGCACCAACAGCGGAAACTCGCGACTCGAGCTCGATCAAAGGCTATGGAGCAACTCAGTTGGAGGCGGCCTATGAACTAACGGCCGATGCTAAGAACGATACTGGGGGCACCGTGGCCATCGTCGATGCGTACGGATATCCGACCTTGGAAAAAGATCTTGCGGTCTATCGCAAGGCCTTCGGATTGCCAAAGTGCAGCTCGGCCTCAGGTTGTCTGACCATTGTCAATCAGAATGGCCAAACTAGCCCGCTGCCCTCGCCTCCGCCGCCCTCGGATGTCGGCTGGCTCGGCGAACAAGCAATCGACGTGGATATGGCCTCGGCGAACTGTCCCAACTGCCACATCATCATGGTGGAGGCGTCATCGAATCTCTATACTGCCGAGCACGCCGCGGCACGCATGCATCCGGACGCAATTTCCAATAGCTGGGGCGGCCCCGAGTATAAGGGCGAACGGCGCGCCGCGGTCAGAGTCTTTTACCATCCGGACATCGCCATTACGGCCTCTTCCGGAGACGGTGGATACGGCGTGATCTTTCCTTCGGCTGCCGGCACGGTGACCGCAATCGGCGGTACGAGTCTCCACACCGCCACGAACCCGCGCGGCTACACCGAGACCGCCTGGAGTGGCGCGGGCAGCGGGTGTAGCGCCTACATCCCGGTGCCGACGTGGCAACAGGCCATCGAAGAAGCCCTAGGAGGATGCAAGAACCGCATCGTGTCGGACGTATCGTACGTCGCCAACCCATATACCGGCGTCGCGGCATACGAGTCATACGAGAACGACGAAGAGCCGCCGGGCTGGCAAGTCTGGGGGGGAACCAGCGTTGGTTCACCCGCGATCGCGGCGATCTACGCGCTCTCGCACAATACCTACGGCATACCAGCCGCAATCGCGTACGGCGAGAAACGGCATCTTCACGATGTCACGACCGGCAGCAATGGCTCGTGCTCGCCGGCATATCTCTGTACTGCAGAAAAAGGCTACGACGGGCCTACCGGCCTGGGCACTCCGAACGGAGTCAAAGCCTTCTAA
- the nrdR gene encoding transcriptional repressor NrdR, protein MTCPTCRKSETRVVDSRDDETVVRRRRECLDPRCKHRFTTYERMEVPRLFVVKKDGRREQYSRDKILTGLRKACEKRPISESRMEAVAADLERVLFARGESEVASALVGEKLMEALRALDPVAYIRFASVYRSFRDIESFREELAHL, encoded by the coding sequence CTGACTTGTCCGACTTGTCGCAAGAGTGAGACGCGGGTCGTCGACTCGCGCGACGACGAGACCGTCGTACGGCGGCGGCGCGAATGTTTAGATCCGCGCTGCAAGCATCGTTTTACGACCTACGAGCGCATGGAAGTCCCCAGGCTCTTCGTCGTCAAGAAGGACGGGCGGCGCGAACAGTATAGCCGCGACAAAATTCTCACCGGGCTGCGAAAGGCATGCGAAAAGCGGCCGATCTCCGAGAGCCGCATGGAGGCCGTCGCCGCCGATCTCGAGCGCGTCCTCTTCGCGCGCGGCGAAAGCGAAGTTGCCTCGGCACTCGTCGGGGAAAAGCTGATGGAAGCGTTGCGCGCGCTCGATCCGGTCGCCTACATTCGTTTTGCGAGCGTCTATCGCTCGTTCCGAGACATCGAAAGCTTCCGCGAAGAACTCGCCCACTTATAG
- a CDS encoding ketopantoate reductase family protein — protein MNVYIVGKGAVGTYLGDLLRAGGVNVAYAPRSLEAVSEFDADVALVATKAYDTDGAIETLRKAIAYPEKCVFVSPQNGVGNEEKLAGAFGADNVVAAALTTPVDRDRDGNARPAKEGGLAVAPIGGNAYNWLSATFAATGVAVKVVEDWRALKWSKLALNVVANASCAILNVLPNRFVHFDKIFTLEIRMIREVRAVMQAMKIEPIDLPRYPVRALFALAALPSPLSRTLLAHNIAGARGTKPPSLLLDLRRARPQTEVDVLNGAVASAGLEHRVPTPVNAVYTRVLNDIAHTPPLWAKYREHPDRLEAEVEAEVKRAKVLAR, from the coding sequence ATGAATGTCTATATCGTCGGCAAAGGCGCGGTCGGGACGTATTTGGGCGATCTGCTGCGCGCCGGCGGCGTCAACGTTGCTTACGCGCCGCGATCGTTGGAGGCGGTGAGCGAGTTCGACGCCGACGTCGCGCTGGTCGCGACGAAGGCGTACGATACCGACGGCGCGATCGAAACGTTGCGCAAGGCGATTGCCTATCCTGAAAAGTGCGTTTTTGTCTCTCCGCAGAACGGCGTCGGCAATGAAGAAAAGCTCGCCGGCGCGTTCGGCGCGGATAACGTGGTGGCAGCCGCGCTCACGACGCCGGTCGATCGCGATCGTGACGGCAACGCGCGGCCGGCGAAGGAAGGCGGCTTAGCGGTCGCGCCGATCGGAGGCAACGCGTATAATTGGCTTTCGGCGACCTTCGCGGCAACGGGAGTCGCCGTTAAAGTCGTCGAGGACTGGCGCGCGCTCAAATGGAGCAAACTAGCGCTCAACGTCGTTGCGAATGCCAGTTGCGCGATTCTCAACGTCTTACCAAATCGCTTCGTCCATTTTGACAAGATTTTTACGCTCGAGATTCGGATGATCCGCGAGGTACGCGCGGTGATGCAGGCGATGAAGATCGAGCCGATCGACTTGCCTCGCTATCCGGTACGAGCGCTTTTCGCGCTGGCCGCCCTACCGAGCCCGCTGTCGCGTACGCTCTTGGCGCACAATATCGCGGGCGCGCGCGGTACAAAACCTCCGTCGCTCTTGCTCGATTTGCGCCGTGCGCGGCCGCAGACCGAGGTCGACGTCCTCAACGGCGCGGTCGCTTCCGCGGGACTCGAACATCGCGTGCCGACGCCGGTCAATGCGGTCTACACGCGCGTGCTCAACGACATCGCCCACACGCCGCCGCTCTGGGCGAAGTATCGCGAGCATCCGGACCGGTTGGAGGCCGAGGTCGAGGCCGAGGTGAAACGCGCGAAGGTATTGGCTCGTTAA
- a CDS encoding heme-dependent peroxidase — MRDPNVPESLEGWWILHRIFAFDRRRWDALPEKRRDKYAGHAADLVDHLKGSDDGDVGLTQIVGHKGDLMLTHYARTFDGLAYAQTLVDKLELREFLRPHGSYVSVLELGLYDATGKIHAELNQRGLAPQSPEWIAGFDELIRKQAESSYIGPRLWAKIPTRRYQCFYPMSKRRGEVQNWYILGFEARAKMMSEHGVVGRSYHGRVTQVISGSVGFDDFEWGVDLYADDPLVFKKLIYEMRFDEASARYGEFGSFWAGLQFSPSELSAFLDGDAIPQLDGMNS, encoded by the coding sequence ATGCGCGACCCCAACGTTCCCGAATCGCTCGAAGGCTGGTGGATTCTCCATCGCATCTTCGCATTCGACCGGCGGAGATGGGATGCGCTTCCGGAAAAGCGGCGCGACAAATACGCCGGCCATGCTGCAGACCTCGTCGATCACCTCAAAGGCAGCGACGACGGCGATGTTGGGCTCACGCAGATCGTCGGGCACAAGGGCGATCTCATGCTGACGCACTATGCCCGCACCTTCGACGGGCTCGCCTACGCGCAGACGCTCGTCGACAAACTCGAGTTGCGAGAGTTCTTGCGGCCGCACGGCTCGTACGTTTCGGTTTTGGAGCTCGGCCTCTACGATGCGACGGGCAAGATTCATGCCGAGCTCAATCAACGTGGGCTGGCGCCGCAGTCGCCCGAATGGATCGCCGGTTTCGACGAGCTCATTCGCAAGCAGGCCGAGAGCTCATATATCGGTCCGCGCCTCTGGGCGAAGATTCCGACGCGTCGGTATCAATGCTTTTATCCGATGAGCAAACGGCGCGGCGAAGTGCAAAACTGGTATATTCTCGGCTTCGAAGCGCGCGCAAAAATGATGAGCGAACACGGGGTCGTCGGTCGGTCGTATCACGGTCGCGTGACCCAAGTGATTTCGGGATCGGTCGGCTTCGACGATTTCGAGTGGGGCGTCGATCTCTATGCCGACGATCCGCTCGTCTTCAAGAAGCTCATCTATGAGATGCGCTTCGACGAGGCAAGCGCTCGTTACGGCGAATTTGGATCGTTTTGGGCCGGCTTGCAGTTTTCGCCGAGCGAGTTAAGCGCATTCCTGGATGGCGATGCCATCCCGCAGCTCGACGGAATGAATTCCTAG
- a CDS encoding arginine--tRNA ligase, translating into MKSRADNAPPLEDALGSFADVAAEVVTKTYGVEAPAIVFESPRRPEFGDFSTNVAFSLTKAARRSPQDVATQLVGDIYERAPALQDSFSSIEAVAGFVNVRVAPPVWQAVIAQIQRQGERFGEMPANGRRVSLEFGSANPTGPLVVVQGRSMSIGATLANAMRFRGYDVFCEWIINDAGGQLDALGRSLYARYRQACGDDYPLPPDGYPGEYLIAIARQIVRLDGNRWVDASESQWLPRFSKVGRDEIVAQQQQTARRFGVEYDRWQSEAELHETGQVREGLERLRELGLTYERDGAIFFCATQFGDDKDRVLVRSDGRPTYFCMDVAYHYQKLKANDRVVDILGPDHHGYIERIQGMATALGYPGRLEVAIAQQVALMRGSEQVSMSKRAGDIVPLDEILDEVGVDAARFFFILLAIDSPLSFDLKLAVEKVSDNPVYYVQYGHARIASVLRRALADDVQSARNCDLSRLLHPAELRLARRLAEFPGVVAGVVEFLAPHRLARYARDVASDFHQFYTECKILDDDRPVRLARLALCSAAQNVLARSLALAGVSAPDSM; encoded by the coding sequence ATGAAGTCACGCGCGGATAATGCGCCGCCGCTCGAGGACGCGCTAGGTTCGTTCGCCGATGTCGCCGCCGAGGTCGTCACGAAAACGTACGGCGTGGAGGCGCCCGCGATCGTCTTCGAATCGCCGCGCCGTCCGGAGTTCGGCGATTTTTCAACGAACGTTGCATTTTCGCTCACGAAGGCGGCGAGGCGCTCGCCGCAGGACGTTGCCACGCAACTGGTCGGCGATATTTACGAGCGCGCTCCCGCACTCCAAGATAGTTTCAGCAGCATTGAAGCCGTGGCCGGCTTTGTCAACGTGCGCGTCGCGCCCCCGGTCTGGCAGGCCGTCATTGCGCAGATCCAGCGGCAAGGAGAACGCTTTGGGGAAATGCCGGCAAACGGCCGGCGCGTCTCGCTGGAGTTCGGCAGCGCCAATCCGACGGGTCCGCTCGTCGTCGTTCAAGGACGCTCGATGTCGATCGGCGCCACGCTCGCTAATGCGATGCGCTTTCGTGGTTACGACGTTTTCTGCGAATGGATCATCAACGACGCGGGGGGCCAACTCGACGCGCTCGGCCGCTCGCTCTACGCGCGCTATCGTCAAGCCTGCGGCGACGACTATCCGCTGCCCCCGGACGGCTATCCCGGCGAGTACTTGATCGCGATCGCGCGGCAAATTGTGCGCCTCGACGGCAACCGCTGGGTCGACGCGAGCGAATCGCAATGGCTCCCGCGCTTCTCGAAAGTTGGACGCGACGAAATCGTCGCGCAACAACAGCAGACGGCCCGCCGTTTCGGCGTGGAGTACGACCGTTGGCAGAGCGAAGCCGAGCTACATGAAACGGGCCAAGTACGCGAAGGTCTGGAGCGTTTGCGTGAACTGGGCCTCACCTACGAACGTGACGGCGCGATTTTCTTTTGCGCCACGCAGTTCGGCGACGACAAAGACCGCGTACTCGTGCGCAGTGACGGGCGACCAACGTACTTCTGCATGGATGTTGCCTATCATTATCAGAAACTCAAAGCGAACGATCGGGTGGTCGACATCCTCGGCCCAGACCACCACGGCTACATCGAGCGCATCCAAGGAATGGCCACGGCGCTGGGCTACCCGGGCCGGCTCGAAGTCGCCATCGCGCAGCAAGTCGCGCTGATGCGCGGCAGCGAGCAGGTCAGCATGAGCAAACGCGCCGGCGACATCGTGCCGCTGGACGAAATTCTCGACGAAGTCGGCGTCGATGCGGCGCGCTTCTTCTTTATCCTGCTCGCCATTGACTCCCCGCTCTCGTTCGATCTAAAGCTCGCGGTAGAAAAAGTGAGCGATAACCCCGTCTATTACGTGCAATACGGCCACGCGCGCATCGCGTCGGTCTTGCGTCGCGCACTCGCCGACGACGTGCAATCGGCGCGAAACTGCGATCTCTCGCGATTGTTGCACCCTGCGGAACTGCGCCTCGCGCGGCGTTTGGCGGAGTTCCCCGGCGTCGTCGCGGGCGTCGTCGAATTTCTCGCTCCGCACCGATTGGCGCGCTACGCGCGCGACGTCGCTTCGGATTTCCATCAGTTCTACACCGAGTGCAAGATTCTCGACGACGATCGTCCGGTACGTCTCGCGCGGCTGGCCCTTTGCTCGGCAGCACAGAACGTCTTGGCGCGCAGCCTCGCGCTCGCGGGCGTCAGCGCGCCAGACTCGATGTAA
- a CDS encoding AI-2E family transporter translates to MQTTVAADRWRRIAWIAGGIAVAAAALWFAAHIPRTIAIFVTAAFIAFGVQPIAARLERHMPKAVAISIVFFGLLLVVALFLVIVVPLTINQVQLLAVNFPTYATTAQTWLISMEISLEQHFPTLKIPTAELNFGRIGAAQISGVVAATVASLGAIALNTATGLFIAFSAIILSFFFLLNDSQIAEWFTAMFPPGKRQTAQRLAAEVTELFGHYISGQVIVSAITGAVIAIVTAIMGFKFSLIIGIISGVAYAIPIIGMLIAQLIALPLSVPQGLWITVGVQIVMFVMARISDNVLVPKIMGQSVGVSPIGAMFAVFAGGEIFGVPGLILGIPAAALIKILWRYFMAPWITAQFEKN, encoded by the coding sequence ATGCAAACGACTGTAGCCGCCGACCGTTGGCGGCGCATCGCTTGGATTGCCGGGGGCATCGCGGTGGCCGCCGCGGCGCTCTGGTTTGCGGCGCACATCCCACGCACGATCGCAATTTTCGTGACGGCCGCCTTCATTGCGTTCGGCGTTCAGCCGATCGCAGCGCGCCTGGAACGCCACATGCCCAAAGCAGTGGCCATCTCGATCGTTTTTTTCGGCTTGTTGCTCGTCGTCGCGTTATTCTTGGTCATCGTCGTGCCGTTGACGATCAATCAGGTGCAGCTCCTAGCTGTGAACTTCCCGACGTATGCAACGACCGCTCAAACCTGGCTGATTTCCATGGAGATCTCACTCGAACAACACTTTCCGACGTTGAAGATTCCGACCGCGGAGCTCAATTTCGGAAGGATCGGCGCGGCGCAGATATCGGGAGTCGTGGCCGCGACGGTAGCATCGCTGGGCGCGATTGCCCTCAATACCGCCACCGGCCTGTTCATCGCATTCTCGGCGATCATCCTATCGTTCTTCTTTCTCTTGAACGATAGCCAAATCGCCGAGTGGTTCACGGCAATGTTTCCGCCCGGCAAACGGCAGACCGCCCAGCGCCTTGCCGCCGAAGTGACGGAACTCTTCGGTCACTACATTTCCGGCCAAGTCATCGTCAGCGCGATCACCGGCGCGGTCATTGCGATCGTGACCGCGATCATGGGATTCAAGTTCTCGCTCATTATCGGAATCATATCCGGTGTCGCATACGCCATTCCGATCATCGGCATGCTTATCGCGCAGTTGATCGCACTGCCGTTGAGCGTGCCACAAGGCCTTTGGATCACCGTCGGAGTGCAGATCGTGATGTTCGTCATGGCGCGCATCAGCGACAACGTGCTCGTGCCAAAGATCATGGGTCAGTCCGTGGGCGTCTCGCCGATCGGCGCGATGTTCGCCGTCTTTGCCGGAGGCGAGATCTTTGGCGTTCCGGGGTTGATCTTAGGAATCCCGGCGGCAGCGCTGATTAAGATTCTCTGGCGCTACTTTATGGCGCCCTGGATCACGGCACAGTTCGAAAAAAATTAG
- a CDS encoding DNA-protecting protein DprA, with the protein MREPAYETRERLAAERAGRGFEASVPGLWCCGELAALAQSCVAIVGTRAPTPYGRGLAHAFAADLGRAGCCIVSGLALGIDAAAHEGALSVAAPTVGVLGGGHRHFFPPRNRDLGDRIVAAGGAVLSPYQPDQPARPWQFLQRNAIVAALADAVVVIEAPARSGALNTAGWAAGRIPVLAVPGDVDRRHVQGCLALIRDGATLARSPDDVLEALGRLHLGAPARAPVIARDPVAGALLAAMEGGIAEFDDLVGAARVSAAAALAALTMLELNGIIEVRGASSYARVAALSRGEEPTR; encoded by the coding sequence ATGCGGGAACCGGCCTACGAAACCCGCGAACGCCTTGCCGCTGAACGTGCCGGGCGCGGCTTCGAGGCGAGCGTTCCGGGCCTTTGGTGCTGTGGCGAGCTCGCCGCTCTCGCGCAATCCTGCGTCGCGATCGTCGGTACGCGCGCGCCGACCCCCTACGGCAGAGGCCTGGCCCACGCGTTTGCTGCCGACCTCGGACGCGCCGGCTGCTGCATCGTCTCGGGCCTGGCGCTCGGCATTGACGCAGCCGCGCACGAGGGCGCGCTGAGCGTTGCGGCTCCGACCGTGGGTGTCCTCGGCGGGGGCCATCGCCATTTTTTTCCGCCGCGCAACCGTGATCTGGGTGACCGCATCGTCGCCGCCGGGGGCGCCGTACTCTCGCCCTACCAACCCGACCAGCCCGCCAGGCCATGGCAGTTTCTGCAGCGCAATGCCATCGTCGCCGCTCTCGCCGATGCGGTGGTCGTCATCGAAGCCCCCGCCCGTAGCGGGGCCTTGAACACCGCCGGCTGGGCCGCCGGAAGAATTCCGGTCCTTGCCGTGCCCGGCGACGTCGATCGCCGGCATGTCCAGGGATGCCTCGCACTGATTCGCGACGGCGCTACGCTCGCCCGGTCGCCCGACGACGTGCTCGAGGCGCTGGGACGTTTGCATCTTGGCGCACCGGCGCGAGCACCGGTCATTGCGCGCGATCCGGTCGCGGGCGCTCTGCTTGCCGCAATGGAGGGCGGCATCGCCGAATTTGACGACCTGGTCGGCGCTGCCAGAGTGTCGGCCGCCGCCGCATTGGCGGCATTGACCATGCTCGAGCTCAACGGCATCATTGAAGTGCGCGGCGCATCGAGTTACGCGCGGGTCGCTGCTCTATCGCGCGGCGAAGAGCCGACGCGATGA
- a CDS encoding GNAT family N-acetyltransferase translates to MSLEVRRSESAGAGAQADRAFVRELGQRCVMSSVSSMRPGSEADAVEAFQRLCDIVEGQSHVTFVAHHNDGRVGFLLLLDELPDEVTLSPQAFVAYMAVEPGLARQGIGAALLAAAEDEARRCRLPYISLMVTEENEPARGLYERSGYHTERRLLCKRL, encoded by the coding sequence GTGAGCCTTGAGGTTCGCCGCAGCGAGTCCGCCGGTGCGGGGGCGCAGGCCGATCGCGCGTTTGTGCGCGAACTCGGGCAGAGATGTGTGATGTCGAGCGTCAGCTCGATGCGTCCGGGGAGTGAAGCCGATGCCGTCGAGGCTTTCCAACGGCTCTGTGACATCGTCGAGGGACAATCGCACGTTACGTTTGTTGCGCATCATAATGACGGGCGCGTCGGGTTCCTGCTGCTGCTCGACGAGCTGCCGGACGAAGTGACGTTAAGCCCCCAAGCCTTCGTCGCATACATGGCCGTGGAACCCGGGCTCGCGCGCCAAGGAATCGGCGCGGCCCTGCTTGCCGCGGCCGAAGATGAGGCAAGGCGCTGTCGCTTACCGTATATATCGCTGATGGTCACCGAGGAGAACGAGCCGGCCCGCGGACTCTATGAGCGCAGCGGCTACCATACGGAACGGCGCCTCTTATGCAAACGACTGTAG
- a CDS encoding substrate-binding domain-containing protein has translation MKIGLARAALFVAACSAFAACSRGTSQSTSSPAAGGSGAQKTIGVSIQNREAQFYQDMESGMRAEAAKYGYTITVVDASRDNAKQQSQVEDFISKRIDAIVLTPYDSQAIGSAIAEANNAGIPVFTADIASASREGRVVAHIASDNVEGGYQAGKLICQAAGNRGTVAIVDEPEVTSVQDRVKGFKQAIAQVCPGVMVVADVDSGGTRDKASSDTGDILQAHRDLRGIFGINDDSALGALAAVKAAGLNGKIAIVGYDATPEARAAIAKGDMYGDAIQYPAKIGSTTIDVIHEYFAGQKPAAIVKIPVGAFVRSSAQATP, from the coding sequence TTGAAAATAGGGCTCGCTCGCGCTGCTTTGTTCGTTGCGGCTTGCAGCGCGTTTGCCGCGTGTTCGCGCGGTACGTCACAATCGACCTCGTCCCCGGCGGCCGGCGGGAGCGGGGCTCAAAAAACGATCGGCGTATCGATCCAGAACCGCGAAGCGCAATTCTATCAAGACATGGAATCGGGAATGCGTGCCGAGGCGGCCAAGTACGGCTACACGATCACCGTCGTCGACGCCAGCCGAGACAATGCCAAGCAGCAGAGCCAAGTCGAGGACTTCATATCCAAGCGTATCGACGCCATCGTGTTGACGCCGTACGATTCGCAGGCGATCGGAAGCGCGATTGCAGAGGCGAACAACGCCGGTATACCCGTTTTCACAGCCGACATCGCTAGCGCCAGTCGAGAGGGCCGTGTCGTCGCGCACATCGCGAGCGATAACGTCGAAGGCGGCTACCAAGCCGGGAAGCTGATCTGCCAGGCCGCCGGCAACCGCGGTACCGTAGCGATCGTTGACGAGCCGGAGGTAACCAGCGTGCAAGATCGCGTCAAGGGCTTCAAACAAGCGATTGCGCAAGTCTGTCCCGGTGTGATGGTCGTCGCCGACGTCGATTCCGGTGGAACGCGTGACAAAGCCAGCAGCGACACCGGCGACATCTTACAGGCGCACCGCGATCTGCGAGGCATCTTCGGAATAAACGACGACTCGGCACTCGGAGCACTGGCGGCGGTCAAAGCGGCGGGTTTGAACGGAAAGATTGCGATCGTCGGCTACGACGCGACGCCCGAGGCACGGGCCGCTATTGCCAAAGGCGACATGTACGGCGATGCAATTCAATATCCCGCAAAGATCGGATCGACGACCATCGACGTCATCCACGAGTATTTTGCGGGTCAGAAACCGGCGGCGATCGTCAAGATCCCGGTCGGCGCATTTGTTCGCTCGAGCGCTCAAGCAACGCCGTAG
- a CDS encoding YifB family Mg chelatase-like AAA ATPase has translation MLSVAFSAAMLGIEGYVVRVEADSAAGTPGFAIIGLPDRALGEARERVRAAIINSGFAYPPGRLLVNLSPADVRKAGPAFDLAIALALMGIEEQFERAALCEFIALGELALDGKLQPVSGILPMVLGARNAGFTKLMVPASNADEAALVGDIELYAVESLQSAVAVLSGSGAKWRRRTVTPAIDCDGEFVHGDLADVRGHLAAKRALEVAAAGGHNLLMVGPPGCGKTMLARRLPSILPPMSLKEALDVTKIYSVAGFLVARAGIVRARPFRFPHHTISQTALVGGGALAKPGEISLAHHGVLFLDELPEFTRSAIEVMRQPLEEGTVTIARAAGTFTYPARFQLVASMNPCPCGYRGARSAECRCDDATVAKYVGKLSGPLLDRIDLQIEIGRVPFDDMVRCDGAERSAQIRKRVLTARERQHARFAGTGPSCNAEIPGNAMRRYCALDAPALQLLAHASARRQFSARALDRIARVARTIADLSGDEAIRGEHVAEAIQYRSLERLGAAA, from the coding sequence ATGCTCTCCGTCGCCTTCTCGGCTGCGATGCTCGGCATCGAAGGCTATGTCGTGCGCGTCGAAGCCGACAGCGCCGCGGGCACGCCTGGATTTGCAATCATTGGCCTGCCCGATCGCGCACTGGGTGAAGCGCGCGAACGCGTCCGAGCGGCCATCATCAATTCCGGTTTCGCCTATCCGCCCGGACGGCTGCTGGTGAATCTGTCGCCGGCCGACGTTCGCAAGGCGGGTCCAGCGTTCGATCTCGCGATCGCCCTTGCGCTCATGGGCATCGAAGAGCAGTTCGAACGCGCCGCGCTATGCGAGTTCATCGCGCTCGGCGAACTGGCGTTGGATGGCAAGTTACAGCCGGTCAGCGGAATTCTACCAATGGTTCTGGGTGCGCGCAATGCAGGGTTTACGAAACTCATGGTTCCGGCGAGCAACGCCGACGAAGCCGCGCTCGTCGGCGACATCGAACTCTACGCCGTGGAATCGCTGCAATCCGCAGTCGCCGTTCTTTCGGGGAGCGGTGCGAAATGGCGCCGGCGCACGGTCACTCCCGCGATCGATTGCGACGGCGAGTTCGTGCACGGCGACTTGGCTGACGTGCGCGGGCATCTCGCGGCCAAACGCGCGCTCGAGGTCGCGGCCGCCGGCGGTCACAACCTGCTGATGGTGGGACCGCCGGGATGCGGAAAAACGATGCTGGCCCGGCGGCTTCCCTCGATTCTGCCTCCGATGTCCCTCAAGGAAGCGCTCGACGTAACGAAAATTTACAGCGTCGCCGGATTTCTCGTTGCACGTGCCGGCATCGTTCGCGCTCGTCCGTTTCGCTTTCCTCATCATACCATCAGCCAAACCGCGCTCGTCGGTGGCGGCGCGCTGGCAAAGCCCGGTGAAATTTCGCTCGCGCACCACGGCGTTCTCTTTCTCGACGAGCTTCCCGAGTTTACGCGCAGCGCGATCGAGGTAATGCGACAGCCGCTCGAAGAGGGAACGGTCACGATTGCCCGTGCCGCCGGCACGTTTACGTATCCGGCGCGCTTTCAGCTCGTCGCTTCCATGAATCCGTGTCCCTGCGGCTACCGCGGGGCGCGTAGCGCCGAATGCCGCTGCGACGATGCGACGGTTGCCAAATATGTCGGCAAGCTTTCGGGACCATTGCTCGATCGCATCGACCTGCAAATCGAGATCGGGCGCGTGCCCTTCGACGACATGGTACGCTGCGATGGCGCCGAACGATCGGCGCAAATTCGCAAGCGCGTTCTGACGGCGCGCGAACGTCAGCACGCCCGCTTTGCCGGCACAGGTCCAAGCTGCAACGCCGAGATTCCCGGAAACGCGATGCGCCGTTATTGTGCCCTCGACGCGCCCGCGCTGCAACTGCTGGCGCATGCCAGCGCGCGACGGCAGTTTTCGGCACGCGCGCTCGACCGAATCGCGCGAGTTGCTCGCACAATTGCCGACTTAAGCGGTGACGAAGCGATTCGGGGCGAGCACGTGGCCGAGGCGATCCAATACCGTAGTCTGGAGCGCCTCGGCGCTGCTGCGTGA